AGCGCCTCCTCCTCGCCGCGAAGGACCCGCAGCGCGCCCTCCGCGAGCGCCTGCATCTCTCCCTCGCCGGGGATGCGCATCAGCGGCGCGATCCAGCCCACGCGCTCCTCTATCATCGCGCAGAGGTCTTCGTCGAAGGCGAGGCCGCCTGTGAGGATTATCATCTCAACTCTGCCGCAAAGCGCCGCGGCGCGGGCGGCGATCTCGCCGGATATCTGGAGCGCGAGCGCCCTCACCAGAAGCGCCGCCCTCTCGTCGCCGGATTTCACGAGCGCCATGATCTCTCTGAAATCGTTCGTTCCCAGATAGGCGCGGAGGCCGCCTCCGCCGACGATCTTTTTCTTAATTTCGTCAAAGGTGTATCTGCCTGAGAAGCACATGCGGACGAGATCAAGCATATGCAGGGTCCCAGCGCGGTCCGGCGTCATCGGTCCGTATCCTCCCAGCGCGTTGTTGACGTCGATGACCCTGCCGCTGCGGTGCGCTCCCACCGTTATGCCGCCGCCGATATGCGCGACGATGAAGCTGCATTCCTCAACCCTTTTGCCTAGCTGCGCGGCGGCCCGGCGCGCGACGGCTTTCTGGTTGAGCGCGTGGAAGATGGAATATCGCGGTATCTCCGGCATGCCGCTGATGCGCGCCTCGGGGATCATCTCGTCGACCACCACCGGGTCCACGGTAAACGCGGGTTTTCCTCCGGCGTCATCGGCGAGGCGCGAGGCCATTATCGCACCCAGGTTGCTGGCGTGAGAGCCATACCTGTTGGAACGCAGGTCCGCAAGCATCGCCTCGTTGACCGTCCATGTGCCGCCGCTGATTGGATGGAGCAGGCCGCCGCGGCCGACGAAAGCCGCGATATCCTGAATACAGGCAGACTTTGAAGCCAGAAAAGCCAGTATCGCGCCGCGGATCATCTCCTCGGCTTCGCGGTCGAGCGAGGCGTAACCCATAGCGCAGCCGGGAGGGTAGTCTATGTTTTCCGTCCATAACGCCCGCGCCTCTTCGAACATTGCCGCCTTTATTCCGGTAGTCCCCGGATTGAGAGCGAATATCCTCATCTTGTCACCTTCTCCGCTTTAATTTTTTTATGTGTTAAACAGAATTTAAATAAAATATTATTTATAAGTTTTTATCTAATCTATTTGTTTTTATTTTATTAAGATATTTAAGATTTTCACAAATATAAAATGCTATATTTTATGATATATCATGAGTATTTTAAATATATAATTCAGAAATCCAAGTGTTTCATTTGTAATTGTATAATTCTTAAAATTCATGCTATGCTAAAAATCAACAAAAGTCAAGTGCCTATTTTGCCGCGTTAAGGAATGTCAAGCGGGTGGTTGTGCGATATGGGAAAAGACGGCGGAGCCTTTCTGCCGTGAGAGGCTCCGCCGTCTTTGAGTTTTTTGCCGCTTACGCGAGCGGTGAAAACATTTTGCCTGGGTTCATTATATTGTAAGGATCGAAAGCCCGCTTTATTCCCTGCATTACCTCAAGTTCTGCGGGTGATTTGTTCTCCATCAGCACCTTTTGCTTAACGTGGCCGACGCCGTGTTCGCCGCTGCCGACTCCTCCGAGCGCGATCGCCTCGCGGATGAGAACGGCGAAGAAATCTTCGGCGTGCTGCGCCCAGCGTTCCGGCGGCATCTCCGCCGGTTTGAGCGGTATCGGGTGGATGTTGCCGTCGCCGATGTGCGAGATGATCCCGATCTCGATCCTCCACTCGGCGCTTATCTCTCTTATCCTGCGTATCATCTTCGGCACAGCGGAGAGCGGCACCATGAGGTCTCCCGAGGCGCAGGCGTGCGGATCGCGTGCGCGCATTCCCTCGAGTCCGTTCTGGCGCACGTTCCACATCGCCGCCGAGTCGGTGCGGCTTTCGGCGACGAAGACCTCAAGGGCGCCGCAGCCGAGGCATATTTTCCCGACCGTCTCATAGCCATCCTCGAGCTGCGCCTCCGTGTCGCCCTCGACCTGTATCAGCAGGTATCCCTCGCTGCGCTTCTGTTCGGGCAGCGTGCAGCCGAGGTATTCCGTCGTGTATTTAACGAGGTTTTTGTCCATGAATTCGCAGGAGATGATGCGTTTGCCGGAGCCGATCACCTTCGCTACGCTCTCGACTAACTCTTCGACCGTCGGGTAGCAGGCGAGCAGGTTGACGGTCCTGCCCGGTTTCGGTTCAAGGTTGACGATCAGCCTGGTCACGACCGCGAGGGTCCCCTCGCTGCCGGCCAGGAGGTTGAGCAGGCTGTAGCCCCAGGTGTCCTTGCGGAAGCGTCCGCCGAGGTTGATGATCTCGCCCGAGGGCAGCACGATCTCCGCGCCGAGGATGTGGCGCCGCGTGTTGCCGTAGCGGATGACCTTGCCGCCTCCGGCGTTCGTCGCGAAGTTGCCGCCGATGAAGCTCGTTTCGGTGCTCATCGGGTATCCCGCGTAGAGGAAGCCCTCTTCGGCGGCGGCGCGGCAGAGGTCGTTGGTGACGACTCCCGGTTCGACGACGGCGACGCGGTTTACCTTGTCGATCTCCAATATTCTGTTCATGCGTTCCAGCGAGAGGACGACGCCGCCCGCCAGCGGCACCGCGCCCCCGTTGAGGCCGCTGCCCGCGCCGCGCGGCGTTACCGGGATATGTTCGCGGCTCGCGATCTTCATCACCGCCGATACCTGCGCGGTATCCGCCGGTTTGACGACCGCCTCCGGCATGTGTCCCCAGATGCGGCCCGCCTGGTCCCAGGCATAATTGTCAAGGACCTCGGCGTCGTTCATTATCACGCCGCCGGGGCCGGTGACGGAGAGCAGCTCTTTATATATCTCTTCCGTTATTTTCCCATATCGCTCCATCAATGACGTTCCTTATATTTTTTGACGGCTTCGACGAGAGCGTTCAGCACCTCCATCGCGTCTCCCTGTACGCTGAGGTCGGCGACGCGGAAAATCGGCGCCTCCGGGTCCTGGTTGACGGCGATGATCGTCTCCGCGCCGGACATCCCGGCGATGTGCTGGACGGCGCCGGATATTCCAAAGGCGAGGTAGAGGCGCGGCGTTACGGATTTGCCCGACAGCCCCACCTGCGCCGAATACGGGGCCCAGCCGAGATCGACGGCCATGCGCGAAGCGCCGACCGAGCCGCCGAGAAGGCGGGCGAGCTCTTCAAGCCGGGCGAAGTTTTTCGCGTTTTTCATGCCCTTTCCGCCGGCAACGATTATCTCGGCCTCCTGCAGGGGAAGGCCGACCGCCTGTTCGGGGGTGAATTTTATGAACTTGATAAGCGATGAGAGAAGTTCCTCTCCTGGCGCGAACTCTATTACTTCGCCGGTACGCGACGCGTCCGACGCGAGCGGGCGTTTCGACTTGGGGCGCACTGTGCACATCTGCGGGTCGCGTCCCTTGGTCTTGATGTCAGCCATGACGTTGCCGCCGATCGCGGGCCGCGTCTGGATCAGCCGCTTGGTGGCGGGGTCGATCGCCATCTCCGTGCAGTCGGCGGTGAGGCCGCAGCCGAGCCGCGCGCTGAGCATCGGCATTACGGTGCGTCCCTGCGTCGTCGCCGAGGCGATGAGGATCGTCGGTTTGTATGTCTCGATCAGGTCGGCCAATGCCGCCACTTCGATATCGGCTTTGAAGTTTTCAAATTCGGGGGCGTCGGCGACGTATATCTTATCCGCGCCATAGCGGGCGAGCGAGGCGGCCTCTTCTTTGACGCCGCTGCCGATCACGACGCTGGCCAGCGGCGCGCCGAGCGCGTCTGCCAGTTCGCGTCCCCAGGCGAGCAGTTCGCGCGATACGGGGTGGATCTTTCCGCCGCGGACCTCGGCGAGAGTCCAGACCTCTGCGGTTTTCTTCATTTCGTGTCGCCTCCCGTCTCTTCCAGACAGTTTTTCTCTTCCAGCAGAGTCATGATTTCATTTATCGCCGCGCCGAGATCTTCGGAGGCGATGACCTTGCGCCCCTGGCGTGTCACCTTGGGGTACGTCACGTTGACGACCTGGGTCGCGGAGCCGGTGAGTCCGGTCTCCGCCGCGTCCATCGAGAGGCCGTCTGCCGTCTCCAGCGGGACCTCGGCCTCTTTGGCGCGGAGCTTGCCGCCCAGAGTGCACAGCCGCGGGATGTTCATCTCTTTTACGGGGATCACCATCGCGGGGAGCGGCGATTCGACAGTTTCGTGCCCGCCCTCGACGGCGCGCACGACGCGTATCTTTTCGTCGGTGAGCTCTTCGACGGCGCTGACGTATGAGAGGACGCCGATCCCCATCAGCTCGGCGCAGGCCGGCCCCACCTGTCCCGTTTCGCCGTCGGTGGCGCGCTCGCCCGCGAAGAGAAGGTCGAAGGGCCCCGCCTTGAGCAGCGCCCGTGAAAGGGTGCGCGCCGTAGCCAGCGTGTCGGCGCCGCCAAACTTCCTGTCGGAGAGCAGCAGCCCTCTGTCACACCCCATCGCGATGGCGTACTTGACGGCCTTCTGCGCCGCCTGCGGTCCCATCGTTACCGCCGTTATCTCAACGCCGGGACGGCTTTCTTTGATCCTCACCGCGGCTTCAACGGCGTGCAGGTCAAGAGGGTTAAGCTCGGCCTCGACGCCGTCGCGTATCATCGTGCCCGTATTCTCGTCTATTTTCACCGTGTCCACAGCGGGCACTTGTTTTACCAGTACTGCAATTTGCAAAATACCTTCCTCCTTTGAGGAATTTAAATAATATTTTAAAAAGATATACTCTATGTGCTGATGCGTCAAGGTTTTCGCGGATCTTTGCGGCGGCGTCCGCTCGTAAAAAATGAATCTTACGCCTCATTGCCATCGACAGGAGTAAAAATACCTACCGAAACACCATATATAGTGTTATAATTTTCTAGCTGAGCATATATAGCGGTTGGAGGAATAAATAATGAGATGCCCCGTTTGCGGCGCCCCGGAGACCAGAGTGATAGAGACGCGCAGTTCCGATGAGGGACGCGTCAACCGCAGACGGCGCGAATGCCCCGAATGCCAGAGCCGCTTCACGACGTACGAGCGGCTGGAGGAGAAGAGCTACCTGTGGGTAGTGAAAAAGGACGGCAGGCGGGAGGCTTTCGACAGGGATAAACTCATCCGCGGTTTTCAGCATGCCTGCGAGAAGCTGCCGGTGGCGCTGGATGTGCTTGAGGCCGCCGCCGCCCGCATCGAGGAGCGGGTGCGCGCTTCGGGGCAGGGCGAGGTATCGACGACGAGGCTTGGAGAGATGGCGGCGGAAGAGCTGCGCGGGATAAACAAGGTCGCCTACGTGCGATTTGCTTCGGTTTACAGAGAGTTCACCGATGTATCGAGCTTCACGAACGAAATAGCGAGGCTTTTGGATGACAAGGAGGCACACCGCAATGGTTGAGGAACTTATGAATAATTTCGGCAGACAGGGACATTTATTTGAAAATAAGGGAGAATCGACCGATCTTGCCCTTATGGTCGACGCGCTGGCTCAGGAGGAACGTTCCCCCTGGGACGCGAGCAGGATACGCGACGCGCTTATTATAGAGGCGGGAACGGACCCCGCCACCGCTGAGGGGATCGCCCTCGAGGTAGAGGACGACCTTTTGAAGTACGGACGCTCGAACGTCACCACCTCGATCATCCGCGAAATGGTCAACGTCAAGCTTTTCCAGCGCGGCCTCGAAGCCAAGCTCGCCGACCATTCACGCATCGGCCTTCCCGTGCACGATCTCGAGACGATGATGTTCAATAAGAACAAGGAAAACAGCAATACGAGCCATAATCCGGAATCGATCAACCTTTCGATCGCGGAGATGGTGCTAAAGGAGTACGCGCTGACGAAGGTCTTTTCAAAGGACGTCGCCGACGCGCACCTCAAGGGCGACATCCACCTTCACGACCTCGGCATGGTGAACCGCCCCTACTGTTCGGGGCAGAGCGTCGCCTATACGGCGCGCTACGGCCTCAATATTCCTTCAATAACGAGCGTTTCCAACCCCGCCAAGCACGCCGACGTCCTCCTCGCGCACATGCTGAAGATGACCTCGGTGTTGCAGAACCATTTTGCGGGCGCCATCGGCTGGGACGCCGTGAATATGTACTTCGCCCCCTACACGGTCGGCTGGGATTACGACAAATACCTCCAGCTCGCGCAGCAGCTGATCTTCGAGTTCAACCAGCTTGCGGGCGGCCGGGGCGGCCAGGTGGCCTTTACCGACGTGAACCTCTACTACGAGATACCGAACCACTTCCGCGACGTGCCGGCGATCGGGCCGGGCGGCAAGTTTACCGGCAAAACCTACTCCGAATACGACAAGGAATCGAAGATGTTCCTCCGGGCGCTCTTCGACGTCTACATGAGGGGCGACAGCCGCGGCCAGCCCTTCTTCTTCCCGAAACCGCTGCTGCACATCACCGATTACTTCTTTAAGGAAGAGGGCTGGGAGGAGTGTCTTGACCACGCCTGCCGCCTATCTTCGGAGAAGGGCAACACCTATTACGTGTTTGACCGCGGCGGAGTCGCGAAGCTCTCCGAGTGCTGCCGCCTCTCCTTCGAGCTGACGCCGGAGGACCTCAACGAGGCGAAGCATCCATGGAAGATGCGCTACTGCGCGCTGCAGAACATCACGCTGAACCTGCCGCGCGCCGCCTATAAGGCGAACGGGGACGACGGCATGCTCTTTGACATCATCGACGAAGAGATGGAGCTCGCCGCGAAGGCGCACCTCCAGAAGCGCGCCTTTATAAAGAACATCCTTGACCTCGGAGTGAAGGGGCCGCTCGCGGCGCTCTGCGTTTCGCACGACGACGAGCCTTATCTGCGTATGCGCAAGGCGAGCCACCTCATCGGCATCCTCGGACTCAACGAGATGGTGCAGGCGATGACGGGGGCCCAGCTCCACGAGAGCGAGGAGGCGGAGACCCTCGGGCGCGCCGTCATCCAGTATATGGATCTCAAATGCCAGCAGCTATCCGAGCGGTACGGCCTCAAGATCGTGCTCGAGCAGACGCCGGCCGAGAGCACGGCGCTGCGTTTCGCGAAGCTCGACCTGCGCGCCTATCCCGAAATCGCGAAGAACTACATCAAGGGGAACTTTGAGAGCGGCGAGATCTACTACACGAACAGCACGCACCTCAATTACAAGCTCGTGCAGGACCCGATCGACAAGGTGACGCGCGAGGGAGAGCTCCATCCGATGATCAAGGCGGGCGCGATCACGCACGTCTGGATGGGCGAGCACAAGCCCGATCCGAAGGCGCTGGCCTCCTTCGTAATGAAAACATTCCGGCATACGGAGAACGCGCAGGTCGCCTTCAGCCCGGAGTTCACGATCTGCAACGAATGCAGCCATATGGAACGCGGCCTCTCGGACCACTGCGAGTTGTG
The window above is part of the Cloacibacillus evryensis DSM 19522 genome. Proteins encoded here:
- the buk gene encoding butyrate kinase, yielding MRIFALNPGTTGIKAAMFEEARALWTENIDYPPGCAMGYASLDREAEEMIRGAILAFLASKSACIQDIAAFVGRGGLLHPISGGTWTVNEAMLADLRSNRYGSHASNLGAIMASRLADDAGGKPAFTVDPVVVDEMIPEARISGMPEIPRYSIFHALNQKAVARRAAAQLGKRVEECSFIVAHIGGGITVGAHRSGRVIDVNNALGGYGPMTPDRAGTLHMLDLVRMCFSGRYTFDEIKKKIVGGGGLRAYLGTNDFREIMALVKSGDERAALLVRALALQISGEIAARAAALCGRVEMIILTGGLAFDEDLCAMIEERVGWIAPLMRIPGEGEMQALAEGALRVLRGEEEALVYERE
- a CDS encoding FAD-binding oxidoreductase: MERYGKITEEIYKELLSVTGPGGVIMNDAEVLDNYAWDQAGRIWGHMPEAVVKPADTAQVSAVMKIASREHIPVTPRGAGSGLNGGAVPLAGGVVLSLERMNRILEIDKVNRVAVVEPGVVTNDLCRAAAEEGFLYAGYPMSTETSFIGGNFATNAGGGKVIRYGNTRRHILGAEIVLPSGEIINLGGRFRKDTWGYSLLNLLAGSEGTLAVVTRLIVNLEPKPGRTVNLLACYPTVEELVESVAKVIGSGKRIISCEFMDKNLVKYTTEYLGCTLPEQKRSEGYLLIQVEGDTEAQLEDGYETVGKICLGCGALEVFVAESRTDSAAMWNVRQNGLEGMRARDPHACASGDLMVPLSAVPKMIRRIREISAEWRIEIGIISHIGDGNIHPIPLKPAEMPPERWAQHAEDFFAVLIREAIALGGVGSGEHGVGHVKQKVLMENKSPAELEVMQGIKRAFDPYNIMNPGKMFSPLA
- a CDS encoding electron transfer flavoprotein subunit alpha/FixB family protein, with product MKKTAEVWTLAEVRGGKIHPVSRELLAWGRELADALGAPLASVVIGSGVKEEAASLARYGADKIYVADAPEFENFKADIEVAALADLIETYKPTILIASATTQGRTVMPMLSARLGCGLTADCTEMAIDPATKRLIQTRPAIGGNVMADIKTKGRDPQMCTVRPKSKRPLASDASRTGEVIEFAPGEELLSSLIKFIKFTPEQAVGLPLQEAEIIVAGGKGMKNAKNFARLEELARLLGGSVGASRMAVDLGWAPYSAQVGLSGKSVTPRLYLAFGISGAVQHIAGMSGAETIIAVNQDPEAPIFRVADLSVQGDAMEVLNALVEAVKKYKERH
- a CDS encoding electron transfer flavoprotein subunit beta/FixA family protein translates to MQIAVLVKQVPAVDTVKIDENTGTMIRDGVEAELNPLDLHAVEAAVRIKESRPGVEITAVTMGPQAAQKAVKYAIAMGCDRGLLLSDRKFGGADTLATARTLSRALLKAGPFDLLFAGERATDGETGQVGPACAELMGIGVLSYVSAVEELTDEKIRVVRAVEGGHETVESPLPAMVIPVKEMNIPRLCTLGGKLRAKEAEVPLETADGLSMDAAETGLTGSATQVVNVTYPKVTRQGRKVIASEDLGAAINEIMTLLEEKNCLEETGGDTK
- the nrdR gene encoding transcriptional regulator NrdR, which gives rise to MRCPVCGAPETRVIETRSSDEGRVNRRRRECPECQSRFTTYERLEEKSYLWVVKKDGRREAFDRDKLIRGFQHACEKLPVALDVLEAAAARIEERVRASGQGEVSTTRLGEMAAEELRGINKVAYVRFASVYREFTDVSSFTNEIARLLDDKEAHRNG
- the nrdD gene encoding anaerobic ribonucleoside-triphosphate reductase, giving the protein MVEELMNNFGRQGHLFENKGESTDLALMVDALAQEERSPWDASRIRDALIIEAGTDPATAEGIALEVEDDLLKYGRSNVTTSIIREMVNVKLFQRGLEAKLADHSRIGLPVHDLETMMFNKNKENSNTSHNPESINLSIAEMVLKEYALTKVFSKDVADAHLKGDIHLHDLGMVNRPYCSGQSVAYTARYGLNIPSITSVSNPAKHADVLLAHMLKMTSVLQNHFAGAIGWDAVNMYFAPYTVGWDYDKYLQLAQQLIFEFNQLAGGRGGQVAFTDVNLYYEIPNHFRDVPAIGPGGKFTGKTYSEYDKESKMFLRALFDVYMRGDSRGQPFFFPKPLLHITDYFFKEEGWEECLDHACRLSSEKGNTYYVFDRGGVAKLSECCRLSFELTPEDLNEAKHPWKMRYCALQNITLNLPRAAYKANGDDGMLFDIIDEEMELAAKAHLQKRAFIKNILDLGVKGPLAALCVSHDDEPYLRMRKASHLIGILGLNEMVQAMTGAQLHESEEAETLGRAVIQYMDLKCQQLSERYGLKIVLEQTPAESTALRFAKLDLRAYPEIAKNYIKGNFESGEIYYTNSTHLNYKLVQDPIDKVTREGELHPMIKAGAITHVWMGEHKPDPKALASFVMKTFRHTENAQVAFSPEFTICNECSHMERGLSDHCELCGSEDVDGITRVTGYFTRTSSWNAGKRGELKDRARRPVEMPA